In Methanomicrobium antiquum, one DNA window encodes the following:
- a CDS encoding DNA methyltransferase has translation MPEIFNIPTLQDYLKNYRSRDEVCLNDFFGKNSDIESYSGQTLVSEISGVKTYTNSFWTAKQRQASSIHEISYRACFKPQLPRFFIEMLTDEGDIVYDPFTGRGTTVIEAALLKRNIISNDINPLSKILCKPRLNPPLYDEIKNRLEIIEKEREELSSFSLSMFYHPKTESEIVSLKNYLEKKRANGKEDNTDQWIRMTATNRLTGHSPGFFSVYTLPPNQAVSKESQIKINEKKGQSPEYRDTTALILKKSRQLLKDITAAKINTLKSAGEKAIYLTEDAAKTKSIPSDSVSLTVTSPPFLNIVQYASDNWLRCWFNSLDAKEIGKNITMEGTTFGWCSAMEKVFYELFRITKPFGWVAFEVGEVRNKSVFLDEHVIPLGKSAGFECAAVLINEQNFTKTSNIWGISNKKRGTNTNRVVIFQKKS, from the coding sequence ATGCCTGAAATCTTCAATATCCCGACTCTTCAGGATTACCTAAAAAATTACAGATCGAGAGATGAAGTTTGCTTAAACGATTTCTTCGGCAAAAATTCTGATATTGAATCATACTCCGGGCAAACTTTGGTTTCAGAGATTTCAGGAGTAAAGACTTATACAAATAGTTTCTGGACTGCAAAACAGCGTCAGGCCTCATCAATTCATGAAATTTCTTATCGTGCATGCTTCAAGCCACAGCTTCCACGTTTTTTTATCGAAATGCTTACAGATGAAGGAGATATTGTGTATGATCCCTTTACAGGAAGAGGCACTACTGTAATTGAAGCGGCGCTTTTAAAACGAAATATAATCTCAAACGATATAAATCCGTTGAGCAAAATCCTCTGTAAACCACGCCTAAATCCACCTTTATATGATGAGATAAAAAACCGGCTTGAAATAATAGAAAAGGAAAGAGAAGAACTCTCCAGTTTTTCATTATCAATGTTTTACCATCCCAAAACAGAGTCTGAAATTGTATCTCTTAAAAATTATCTTGAGAAAAAAAGAGCAAATGGTAAAGAGGACAATACAGACCAGTGGATTCGAATGACTGCAACAAACAGGCTTACAGGCCACTCCCCCGGATTTTTTTCGGTCTACACTCTCCCTCCAAACCAGGCGGTATCAAAGGAGAGCCAGATTAAAATAAATGAAAAGAAAGGGCAGTCCCCTGAATATCGTGATACGACCGCATTAATTCTTAAAAAAAGCAGACAACTTTTAAAAGATATAACTGCGGCTAAGATAAATACTCTTAAAAGTGCAGGAGAAAAAGCGATATATCTAACAGAGGACGCTGCAAAAACCAAGTCGATTCCTTCTGACTCGGTATCGCTTACAGTGACATCACCTCCGTTTTTAAACATAGTTCAGTATGCATCTGACAACTGGCTACGTTGCTGGTTCAATTCACTTGATGCAAAAGAGATTGGCAAAAATATAACTATGGAAGGGACTACTTTCGGATGGTGCAGTGCAATGGAAAAGGTCTTTTATGAGCTTTTTAGGATTACAAAGCCGTTCGGATGGGTTGCATTTGAGGTGGGGGAGGTCAGAAACAAAAGCGTCTTTTTAGATGAGCATGTTATTCCGCTTGGAAAATCTGCAGGGTTTGAATGTGCCGCTGTTTTGATAAATGAACAGAATTTTACAAAAACTTCCAACATCTGGGGAATATCAAATAAAAAACGTGGAACTAACACTAACCGCGTTGTAATCTTTCAAAAAAAGTCCTGA
- a CDS encoding PAS domain-containing protein — MAPGDDELIKEDLLEIRKRIIGFGEESFRKSYYPMLQFREDELKRFRIALDNTSDLVFILDYPSLKIIDTNCHAEDVLEYSKKELFEKKITDLSDNDSAELISKMFLSGKVQAGLIDSYFTTKSGKKVHMEVSFSLSGLGRETYAAAVCRDITERERLEYAIRESEMQYRTTINTLKDVIVVIDSSLDIVISNNSFDRLCRKAGFKGSAEVENLKQILKYLYWANNRNFDSVSDYLQFYEINMKLRRGDDVSVYSVRNMPIFEGGIFKQSVLYMRDITENIVMDKMKKEAFLQIDKNMEQFAVLNDHIRNPLQVILGIVDLECPCAVEKIMPYISEIDRIVNKLDNGWIESEKVRKMIAKHYGVSIIDNSDVEKAINYLKKIPEY, encoded by the coding sequence ATGGCGCCTGGTGATGATGAATTAATAAAAGAGGACCTTTTGGAAATAAGGAAGAGAATCATCGGTTTTGGTGAGGAATCTTTTAGAAAAAGTTATTATCCTATGCTTCAGTTCAGAGAGGACGAGCTTAAGCGCTTTAGAATTGCTCTTGATAATACAAGCGATCTTGTCTTTATTCTTGATTACCCCTCATTAAAAATAATTGACACTAACTGTCATGCTGAAGATGTTCTTGAATACTCAAAAAAAGAGTTGTTTGAGAAGAAAATAACTGATCTTTCCGACAACGATTCAGCGGAATTAATCTCTAAGATGTTTTTGTCAGGCAAAGTGCAGGCCGGACTTATTGATTCGTATTTTACAACAAAAAGCGGTAAGAAAGTGCATATGGAAGTAAGCTTTAGTCTTTCAGGGCTTGGTAGAGAAACTTATGCAGCAGCAGTGTGTCGTGATATAACAGAAAGAGAAAGGCTTGAATATGCAATCCGTGAATCAGAAATGCAGTACAGAACGACAATAAACACGCTAAAAGATGTTATTGTTGTAATTGACAGTTCACTGGATATTGTAATCTCAAATAATTCATTTGACAGACTGTGCAGGAAGGCCGGTTTTAAAGGCTCTGCTGAGGTTGAAAACCTAAAACAGATTCTGAAATATCTCTACTGGGCAAACAACCGAAATTTTGATTCTGTATCAGATTATCTTCAGTTTTATGAGATAAATATGAAGCTCAGGCGGGGGGATGATGTTTCTGTATACAGTGTGCGTAATATGCCTATCTTTGAAGGTGGGATTTTTAAGCAGTCTGTTCTTTATATGAGGGATATTACCGAAAATATCGTGATGGATAAGATGAAAAAGGAGGCATTTCTGCAGATTGACAAAAATATGGAGCAGTTTGCTGTTCTAAACGATCATATAAGAAATCCTCTTCAGGTAATTTTGGGAATAGTTGATCTTGAATGCCCGTGTGCGGTTGAAAAGATAATGCCATACATATCAGAAATAGACAGAATTGTAAACAAGCTTGATAATGGCTGGATTGAATCAGAAAAGGTCAGAAAAATGATTGCAAAACACTATGGTGTATCCATAATTGACAATTCTGATGTTGAAAAGGCAATAAACTATCTGAAAAAAATACCTGAATATTAG
- a CDS encoding YunC family protein produces the protein MNGIKIKAGKKEAEGFVIPIGNVNLVFAKNENGLIGCGAFDVIALEKFGYPAAKIKPKGNSVADIDDLLNGTVAVMNISAEKKGIKEGMSGKEAAELMF, from the coding sequence ATGAACGGCATTAAAATTAAGGCAGGCAAAAAAGAGGCAGAGGGCTTTGTGATTCCTATTGGCAATGTAAATCTTGTATTCGCCAAAAACGAAAATGGACTTATCGGGTGCGGTGCTTTTGATGTTATTGCCCTTGAAAAATTTGGCTATCCGGCCGCGAAAATAAAGCCAAAAGGAAACTCGGTTGCCGATATTGACGATCTTTTAAACGGAACAGTTGCAGTAATGAATATATCTGCAGAGAAAAAAGGCATAAAAGAAGGTATGAGCGGCAAAGAAGCCGCAGAGCTTATGTTTTAG
- a CDS encoding iron-containing alcohol dehydrogenase gives MPVKLNRELRKFVAPEFITGDNSRVFAGRYASNFHSDKILLATDENMLNQFWMEDITESLLNAGIDFEVYTNISQNPSDREVMEGAAVYEAEECSAIVAAGGGSVLDCAKGIGIVAANGGDIAGYIGVDLVKKPMPPLICIPTTGGSSADVSQYAVISSKHNLKKNLITSKSLVPDVSLLDPVPLTTQPDEITVYSGIDAFSHAIEAYLSNGQSHWSDLLAIEAIKNIAESFPYDSSLKDDLDFRYKTLLSSLYAGISFSNAGLGLIHSMSHAIGGVYSTPHGLSSFLVMPAVIRYNFSSQPERYRDVSKALLADTGGKTDSEALDILIEKIFSLGGSFTKGESLSNHGGRYEDIPLLVKNTMTDPCIATNPKLPSYTDVEELFAEVMQVL, from the coding sequence ATGCCAGTGAAACTTAACCGGGAGCTTCGAAAATTTGTAGCTCCTGAATTTATTACAGGGGACAACTCCAGAGTATTTGCCGGAAGATATGCGTCTAATTTTCATTCTGATAAAATTCTTCTGGCAACCGATGAAAATATGCTTAACCAGTTCTGGATGGAGGATATAACTGAAAGTCTTTTAAATGCAGGAATTGATTTTGAGGTTTATACAAATATATCGCAAAATCCCTCCGACAGAGAGGTTATGGAAGGAGCGGCTGTTTATGAAGCTGAGGAGTGCTCAGCAATAGTTGCGGCAGGTGGAGGCAGTGTTTTGGACTGCGCAAAAGGAATAGGAATCGTTGCCGCAAACGGCGGTGATATCGCCGGCTATATCGGGGTGGATCTTGTGAAAAAACCGATGCCGCCTTTGATCTGCATTCCGACAACAGGAGGAAGTTCTGCAGATGTATCGCAGTATGCAGTAATCAGTTCAAAGCATAATCTTAAGAAAAACCTGATAACATCAAAATCCCTCGTTCCAGATGTATCCTTACTGGATCCTGTTCCTTTAACTACACAACCTGATGAAATTACTGTATATTCTGGAATTGATGCATTTTCCCATGCTATTGAGGCCTATCTATCAAATGGTCAGTCACACTGGAGCGATCTTTTGGCAATAGAGGCGATAAAAAATATTGCAGAATCTTTTCCGTATGACTCTTCATTAAAAGATGACCTTGATTTCCGTTACAAAACTCTTCTGTCCAGTCTTTATGCAGGCATTTCTTTCTCAAACGCAGGACTTGGACTAATACATTCAATGTCGCATGCAATAGGCGGCGTTTATTCAACACCTCATGGTCTTTCAAGTTTTCTTGTGATGCCGGCTGTTATACGCTATAACTTTTCTAGTCAGCCTGAGCGATACAGGGATGTTTCAAAGGCGCTTTTGGCGGATACAGGCGGTAAAACAGATTCTGAGGCTTTGGATATACTTATTGAAAAAATATTTTCCCTTGGAGGTTCATTTACTAAAGGAGAATCACTTTCTAATCATGGCGGGCGTTATGAGGATATACCGCTTCTTGTTAAAAATACAATGACAGATCCCTGCATTGCAACAAATCCCAAATTACCTTCATATACTGATGTTGAAGAATTATTTGCAGAAGTTATGCAGGTCTTATGA